GTATGTCTAAAGACATAGTATGCATGTCTTAAAACATAGAGGCTAAGTCTTAAGACATGCAAGTAGACCTATTCATAGGTCAGGTTACTTATCCAAGCCTAAAGTCCTATCCGAAATTTGAGAAAAGTTAGAACAAAAATATTAGGCTTGAAAAATGAGCTTAGATAAAAAAAGGTCATTTAAAATATAGGTCGATCTCGAACATTCAAGGCCCAAGCCCATCTCGACTCATTTCTAAATTTCTAATCTATTATATTATGCAATTTATAacatatacaaaaattaaatctatattaatatataatactataatatagacattaaattttttaatatgcatatatataattttaataagtgaaaattatataaaattattaaatattaatttaaaaatattataaatattttacaaataattttaaataatatgtataaactTAAAATGGACTTAAATTAACCGTTTGAAAATATAAACgggtttgaattaaattttaagtttatttttaagttGAGTCAAACTAAAATATGCATTAATATTGTACTTAAGTCTGGCCAATGCTAAAATATAGTTCCAAAGATTATAGGTCTCAAAATATGGACTGATATGTCTCGAGAATGGTTCACTAATACTTGTTTAGTAATTTGCATGATATTTAATCCTATTTTGAATAATGGCCAAGAGGATGACTCCAGTGACCACTGTTATGTTTTATATCCGCTCATCTTCTCTGATTAAACTTGGATCGACAGCCTAAATACAATATTTCGTgatgatttttggtttaattgattGATTCAAGTGTCAAATGTTGCTATTCGTTCATgctatttatttatgtattatacACCTAAACTGCCAAAATTCgtcatatacttttattttattattaaattcaaaattcaacaaatatattattattacaatgtaattgaaataaattaatattaaatttaacaacTAGATTTAAGAAATTATTGACATAAATTTCgcattaaaaagaaataaacttgAACACCAAATCATGTTTGTTTAACCGGAAAATAGTTTTCCTTCCAACAGCAATCCAAGAAAAGCAAATTTagaaaaaagatgaagaaatataTTACATTGATTAAAGAAAGTACAGAGATAATATACCAGACAAAATGACAAACAAATCTCTATACAAAGAGTTGCGATTTTCCATTTTTGTTTTCCCCAGaaaattaacaaagaaaaaaCGGTGGCACCACCACCgcaaaataaaactttttttttccgaTCACTTTTTCGCCGTCTTCTATTTACAATGCAAATTACCCAAATCAAAATCACCATCAATATCCAACCAACTCCGATACCCACCCAACATCAGGACCCGACCCGGTAGGATCAAGTAGGTCAAGAGAATTTTCCTCACTCAGCTTAGCGTACATCCTTGTCCTCAAGTCTCTCCCGGATTCCACTCTCTCCATTGCAGGTTCCTCAAACGCATTATTACTTTCCCAGAGCTCAAACTTACTGAGTACGGACCGAGTCGGTGTACGAGTTGGAGTGAGAGGAGAGCCAGGTCGGAGCATGGAGCTCCTTGGAGAAACAAAACATGATCCCCGAGAACAAGTAGTTCCCATTTTAGCTTTACCAATCTGTAGATTACGTACGGAAGAGGTGAGTTCACTTACCGAGTTAAATGAGCCGCTCGGCGACGTAGGTGGTGAGTCAGAAGGTGGGGATATTGGAGGCGAAGCCAAAATGGAAGTTGGTGAAGAAACATAGTCTAAACGATAGCGGATAGGCGAGCCGAAGTAATCCATATCACTTGACCCGGACCCGGACCCATTCCCTCTTGGACTCTGCTGCGGTAAGACCCGTAGTTGCTCCGGCGTGTGAGCAAAAAAACAAACCCTCCGTTTACAACAAGTACCG
The Gossypium hirsutum isolate 1008001.06 chromosome A07, Gossypium_hirsutum_v2.1, whole genome shotgun sequence genome window above contains:
- the LOC107929952 gene encoding zinc finger CCCH domain-containing protein 23 — its product is MMIRKPITRPFPTVNIPDWEPLNDSADNFLAVGFNCNAPCSPCPVEYLTALRRYLPSNDLEPDTLSDDSDVHIIDAFSCDHFRMYEFKVRRCARGRSHDWTECPYAHPGEKARRRDPRKFHYSGSACPDFRKGNCKKGDSCEFAHGVFECWLHPTRYRTQPCKDGTCCKRRVCFFAHTPEQLRVLPQQSPRGNGSGSGSSDMDYFGSPIRYRLDYVSSPTSILASPPISPPSDSPPTSPSGSFNSVSELTSSVRNLQIGKAKMGTTCSRGSCFVSPRSSMLRPGSPLTPTRTPTRSVLSKFELWESNNAFEEPAMERVESGRDLRTRMYAKLSEENSLDLLDPTGSGPDVGWVSELVGY